The Syngnathus scovelli strain Florida chromosome 18, RoL_Ssco_1.2, whole genome shotgun sequence genome contains a region encoding:
- the zc2hc1a gene encoding zinc finger C2HC domain-containing protein 1A isoform X2, protein MMDEFGDGETFPVGDLSQCNTCKRMFFPKVLEKHAKICQKSASKRRKVFDSSRQRAAGTDIPTLKPLKPRSQSSSAQKAEPPKKPSNWRKKHEDFLAVLKLSKANARAMKEGGPLHPPPAPTFDPDLVKCPYCQRRFNENSAQGHIKFCQDQASRMSNRNKSDAKKAPARPQYKPPPLVKKVNSVSSSIPSASSRLPARSGLSQPTGVLSSKTSPAASMRTNANPSPSPSSGVGIKNRVVSSGYGSVRNTTPVRGPLYKKKLEDTFITRDDVHGSVGNSDVKSKFCHSCGSRYPIEAAKFCCECGIRRLCI, encoded by the exons ATGATGGACGAATTCGGTG ATGGGGAGACCTTTCCTGTTGGCGATCTCTCCCAGTGTAACACCTGTAAAAGAATGTTCTTCCCTAAAGTCCTG GAGAAGCATGCCAAAATCTGCCAAAAGTCAGCATCCAAACGAAGGAAGGTTTTTGACTCCAGCAGGCAAAGAGCGGCTGGTACAGATATCCCGACTCTCAAACCCCTAAAACCAAGG TCACAAAGTTCATCTGCTCAAAAA GCGGAGCCTCCAAAGAAGCCGTCCAACTGGCGCAAGAAACATGAAGACTTCCTCGCAGTCCTCAAGTTATCCAAAGCCAACGCGAGGGCCATGAAGGAAGGCGGACCTTTGCACCCGCCTCCTGCTCCGACGTTTGACCCAG ACCTAGTCAAGTGTCCTTATTGTCAACGGAGGTTCAACGAAAATTCGGCTCAAGGCCACATTAAGTTCTGTCAGGATCAGGCTTCCAGGATGAGTAACAGAAACAAAAGCGACGCCAAGAAAGCCCCTGCTCGCCCACAG TACAAGCCGCCCCCTCTTGTCAAGAAGGTCAACTCCGTATCATCAAGCATCCCTTCGGCCTCCTCCCGTCTGCCTGCAAGATCAGGCCTTTCTCAGCCGACTG GAGTGCTTTCCAGCAAGACCTCCCCTGCAGCTTCAATGAGGACAAACGCAAACCCGAGCCCGAGCCCTTCTTCCGG TGTGGGGATAAAGAATCGTGTAGTGAGTTCTGGATACGGTTCTGTGAGAAACACTACGCCTGTAAGAGGACCACTCTATAAGAAGAAATTAGAGGACACTTTCATAACCAG GGATGATGTCCATGGCAGTGTGGGCAATAGTGACGTAAAGAGCAAGTTTTGTCACTCGTGTGGGAGCAGGTACCCCATAGAAGCGGCAAAATTCTGCTGTGAGTGTGGCATCAGAAGGCTGTGTATTTGA
- the zc2hc1a gene encoding zinc finger C2HC domain-containing protein 1A isoform X3 — protein MMDEFGDGETFPVGDLSQCNTCKRMFFPKVLEKHAKICQKSASKRRKVFDSSRQRAAGTDIPTLKPLKPRAEPPKKPSNWRKKHEDFLAVLKLSKANARAMKEGGPLHPPPAPTFDPDLVKCPYCQRRFNENSAQGHIKFCQDQASRMSNRNKSDAKKAPARPQYKPPPLVKKVNSVSSSIPSASSRLPARSGLSQPTGVLSSKTSPAASMRTNANPSPSPSSGVGIKNRVVSSGYGSVRNTTPVRGPLYKKKLEDTFITRDDVHGSVGNSDVKSKFCHSCGSRYPIEAAKFCCECGIRRLCI, from the exons ATGATGGACGAATTCGGTG ATGGGGAGACCTTTCCTGTTGGCGATCTCTCCCAGTGTAACACCTGTAAAAGAATGTTCTTCCCTAAAGTCCTG GAGAAGCATGCCAAAATCTGCCAAAAGTCAGCATCCAAACGAAGGAAGGTTTTTGACTCCAGCAGGCAAAGAGCGGCTGGTACAGATATCCCGACTCTCAAACCCCTAAAACCAAGG GCGGAGCCTCCAAAGAAGCCGTCCAACTGGCGCAAGAAACATGAAGACTTCCTCGCAGTCCTCAAGTTATCCAAAGCCAACGCGAGGGCCATGAAGGAAGGCGGACCTTTGCACCCGCCTCCTGCTCCGACGTTTGACCCAG ACCTAGTCAAGTGTCCTTATTGTCAACGGAGGTTCAACGAAAATTCGGCTCAAGGCCACATTAAGTTCTGTCAGGATCAGGCTTCCAGGATGAGTAACAGAAACAAAAGCGACGCCAAGAAAGCCCCTGCTCGCCCACAG TACAAGCCGCCCCCTCTTGTCAAGAAGGTCAACTCCGTATCATCAAGCATCCCTTCGGCCTCCTCCCGTCTGCCTGCAAGATCAGGCCTTTCTCAGCCGACTG GAGTGCTTTCCAGCAAGACCTCCCCTGCAGCTTCAATGAGGACAAACGCAAACCCGAGCCCGAGCCCTTCTTCCGG TGTGGGGATAAAGAATCGTGTAGTGAGTTCTGGATACGGTTCTGTGAGAAACACTACGCCTGTAAGAGGACCACTCTATAAGAAGAAATTAGAGGACACTTTCATAACCAG GGATGATGTCCATGGCAGTGTGGGCAATAGTGACGTAAAGAGCAAGTTTTGTCACTCGTGTGGGAGCAGGTACCCCATAGAAGCGGCAAAATTCTGCTGTGAGTGTGGCATCAGAAGGCTGTGTATTTGA
- the zc2hc1a gene encoding zinc finger C2HC domain-containing protein 1A isoform X1 — translation MPFTFVIHLVKKCASYVAALMEKFCTPSVLVAHLQPLHLSHYCHQVVKVCTSQGSTPSETSLSQQCNLFYTMPSMGVNVICPFNLEVIPLFDVHICNKYNYFIFQSQSSSAQKAEPPKKPSNWRKKHEDFLAVLKLSKANARAMKEGGPLHPPPAPTFDPDLVKCPYCQRRFNENSAQGHIKFCQDQASRMSNRNKSDAKKAPARPQYKPPPLVKKVNSVSSSIPSASSRLPARSGLSQPTGVLSSKTSPAASMRTNANPSPSPSSGVGIKNRVVSSGYGSVRNTTPVRGPLYKKKLEDTFITRDDVHGSVGNSDVKSKFCHSCGSRYPIEAAKFCCECGIRRLCI, via the exons ATGCCGTTTACTTTTGTCATACATCTGGTTAAGAAGTGTGCGTCCTATGTGGCAGCACTGATGGAAAAATTCTGTACGCCTTCAGTATTAGTCGCCCATCTACAGCCACTCCACCTGTCACACTACTGCCACCAAGTGGTGAAAGTGTGCACATCTCAAGGAAGCACTCCATCGGAAACATCCCTGTCCCAACAGTGCAATCTTTTTTACACAATGCCATCAATGGGAGTGAATGTAATATGTCCATTTAACCTTGAAGTCATTCCTTTGTTTGATGTACACatttgcaacaaatacaactacTTTATATTTCAGTCACAAAGTTCATCTGCTCAAAAA GCGGAGCCTCCAAAGAAGCCGTCCAACTGGCGCAAGAAACATGAAGACTTCCTCGCAGTCCTCAAGTTATCCAAAGCCAACGCGAGGGCCATGAAGGAAGGCGGACCTTTGCACCCGCCTCCTGCTCCGACGTTTGACCCAG ACCTAGTCAAGTGTCCTTATTGTCAACGGAGGTTCAACGAAAATTCGGCTCAAGGCCACATTAAGTTCTGTCAGGATCAGGCTTCCAGGATGAGTAACAGAAACAAAAGCGACGCCAAGAAAGCCCCTGCTCGCCCACAG TACAAGCCGCCCCCTCTTGTCAAGAAGGTCAACTCCGTATCATCAAGCATCCCTTCGGCCTCCTCCCGTCTGCCTGCAAGATCAGGCCTTTCTCAGCCGACTG GAGTGCTTTCCAGCAAGACCTCCCCTGCAGCTTCAATGAGGACAAACGCAAACCCGAGCCCGAGCCCTTCTTCCGG TGTGGGGATAAAGAATCGTGTAGTGAGTTCTGGATACGGTTCTGTGAGAAACACTACGCCTGTAAGAGGACCACTCTATAAGAAGAAATTAGAGGACACTTTCATAACCAG GGATGATGTCCATGGCAGTGTGGGCAATAGTGACGTAAAGAGCAAGTTTTGTCACTCGTGTGGGAGCAGGTACCCCATAGAAGCGGCAAAATTCTGCTGTGAGTGTGGCATCAGAAGGCTGTGTATTTGA